The window gCTTGGTTTGTTTCCCATTAATAACATGTAAATGGAAAATACcaaagtaattaaaaaaaaaaaaaaattggaacaaaAAGAAGCCTGAATAAAAAGCGatgaaataggaaaaagaaaatcaattaaAGGGGAAAAGCATGGAATAATATCATGGTATAAGCATAGAATGCTTGCGTGAAAAATATTGATATCTAAGGAATTTGGGAATTTTTATGATTGGGGTAGAAGCTTAAGAACTTTGTCAACTCTCTTGCATGATATCTTTTAGAAGAGTACGTTTTGaaggattttatttcctttaggctctgtttgtttcgacgtaaaaaattttaatgtttGTTTGTCATTAATTTTACAtggtaatatttattttatataattacGTCAGATGCCATTATAACAAATTTGGAATTGACAGTCTATACAATCGTGTGTTGATTGTGTGTTGATTGTAAGTAGGAGATCAAATACAATCGTGTGTTGATTGTAAGTATCAATGTAATAGTTGACAATGCTTAGCCACTCAGCTGTACACATCTTTATTTAAAGATAATCAATCCCCCCTCCCAAGAAGATAAGACGATTTGGGGGTTTCCACCGTGGAGTAAGCTTCTTTGGAAGACTGAACCATAACTCTGTGTTCCACTCTCTTTCATCTTGTGTGCTTGATTTAGAACACAGAGGAAGTCATGCCATTGTTAAGGAGACTGTACATACTCCACTTGACTTTATGAATGAAAGCTTTTTTCTCTTAGGGAACTGAAGAGGGGGCATGGCCTTTGGACTACATGAGCAGAGGGGCCACCATTCGTAGCTGCAGGCCCTTTAGACTTGCTACCATTTCGCTGCCGGCAAGGGCAAGGAGTAGTAGTGGGTGAGCTTGATGGATGACCAGCATTAATCAAAGGCGGGGGAGAGCCCTTGGAACATAAGCATCACAGGTCGTCGTAAGAAGGAGGGGAGTGGGGCTGGGCATATCCTCCTCCCTTCGCGGATCGTTAAAATGTTTACTGTTGAGTATAAAATATGCGCCAATAAATTGATTCAATGAGTTTAGCTCCTCGATAATTGTTAAGATTAATTAAGTTTGGGTGTCATGTGTTTGCACGTGCAAATTTACTAGTATATAAGTCTGACTTGTTATTAGAAAGATATTTTGAACACATACACTAGTAACGGTTTAACATTTTGGACATTAATTTACAAGCAAATAAGTATACAATTGTTTTTGCTGGACATTAATTTTAGTTAGGGATGGATGTTGTCCCAGCCTTTACCAAAACCACTTTGTTAATTAGGGTCAATCCAATGAGTAatgatgaatttttttaaatacaaaaGCACATAAACCCATAGAGGGAATGAAAAGCATCAACTAGCTAGACCAGATTAAGTCTATGTGCTGCATAAATCCCCAAGGCAATCAGCACAGCAATGGCCACACCTACACTTAAAACCATCTTTTTGTTATATAATCTAAACTCGAAACTTTTTTGTTCATTCTGGGCTGGTGGCTGAGTTGATTTCTTTGGCATTGTAACAGAAAGGACTTCGCCTACAAATTTTGCATGAATCCCATCTGCATTACAGTCCTTTGGAATGAGAAAATCCTTATGAAAACGGCTCCATCTGTTTTCTTCGAGGGGACGTTCTCCACTGATCTTCAAATTACCCAGATAGCTGATCTGCAAATTTATTTGATCCTTTTTGAAACCTACATTGAAGAAAAAGACCACGATGAGAAATTAAAAAGCCACAATTAATTTACACTCAGATCATATGCTTAGGGTGAAAATTAAGCAATGAATAGCACAATGATCCCTAGTGAGGCCATGGCTTTAAGTAGTCCTACTTATATTACATtgaggctgcgtttggtatgtgTTCTAGATCAATTTTgtattctcggatgataaaaatagtaattTTAATTTACCATCCATGAATGAGAAACCGacttaaaatgcattccaacaatgcataccaaacacagcttgaGAGGACAATACTCGGTGCAAtcgtaaggttgctccattgcgaagCGGAGGTAAAGCTGCATATATTATGACAAAGAAAACTTGTGCACCACTTTCACCTAGAAAAATTGCTAAATGTGGTGAACAATCATtgttagaacaaacaccaaacaaaaacgaaaacagagcaagatgacatGGAGATTTAACATGGTTCACACACGAATATGGTGTGCTACGTCCATAGGCGAAGCTGAATATGTTTGTTACAAagaagatctctcaagaacaccaaaaAACGTCGCTCtctttcaaaaaccctaatcgaaaaccccaaaatctcaaCTACTTTACAACAAAGtgggtaaagaatataaatactcaTCCATCATAGAtctcaaaaaaaattctattcgGATCACCAGCAAAAATGTCAAAGCGGGTCATTCTTTGAAACGGatacaagaattcgagacatacgtAACAATCattttgacaaaattaaagaccaattttatttttccccctTAGGTTGGAAAAAACTAATTTTACCACGTACTTCCACCTAAAACTGTATAGGCTGTATATATACTCTCGAACTTAAATATATAGACGATCAAACTAAATGAATAGAGGAAGATAAACAGttcaaaattttaatgaaaaagagagagagagataaggtACCAGGTAGAGGGATGACAAGAGTATCATgaccttcctctctcttccaATCCAAAGAGGGTTGGAATTCTTCGTATGAACGTCGCTGTGTACTGTTGGCTTTGGtctttctttccatctttggagatttctttctttctgctcTCCTTTGAATGTTGTAATTCCATGGGGAGCCTTTTATAACACCATGGGTTCTTCTGTTAAGATTAAATTAATAAGCCCAGCAAAACAGGACTTTAATTATGCTTTACTCCCAAATGGGGAAATGTTTGGCGTATCAACTAACCAAGCACCCAATTCGGTGGCAACTTAACTTTTGCTATGCACGAAAAAAGGCAGCGAAGGCATGAAAAGGATCTTGGATGGGCAGGCTTGTAAATAGAACGGGCTTCAAGGGTAATTTGTAGCTATAAAGGTCTAAGGTTTGTGTCgtacgtgtgtgtgtgttcgATTTTAGACCGGTTCAAATGGTCCAATCATGCGATCTCGAGGGTTCTAATGATCATACTGTTCAAACCGAACAATCCATTGACCATTTAAGATTCTCAGACCATTGACATTTGACACTCAAAGTATATGGTATATATATTAGGGGTTGAAAGTAGAAACTGGGCTGGTTGGatcggattttttaaaaccccaatccaATCTTGAGTCCTCTTAGTTCAGCCCAAGCAAAACCCAGACTTGAGGTTGGGTTGCGATATCTCAGTCCAGGCCCAACCTTGTCTGGCTCAACACAGCTTggtcctgattgaccctgatcaggTTGGGCTAGCCAGGTTGGGCCTAATTGACTCTGATtggtcttgatttttttttgctaattgTGTctttttatgtacttaaaaaaaatatatcattaatATCAATATTTCTGAAAAATAATCCTAAATACTTAAAATCTTAAACataatatgtaataattaatatataattatataaaatcaaGATTCAGGCTCAGGCCTTAAAATCCCACCTCAACCTTGCCCTATAGGCTAAGAACCCAGCCAAGTCCCAGTTTGGGTTAAGGTGGCTTGGGTTCACATGGCCAAACCTACACCTCTATTGTATACGACTATCACTAAGAAATTCAAATTTAGGAATAACTAGGAATTAAAGAGaataatttgaatttaatttgtttctccaatttgaaattttggttttaaaaaaaaaaaacaacgatGGAAAAAAGTCAGATTCAGATTAATTCAACAATTAATCGCTTATGTTTGTGAAATATTCTCAAGGACCAAACTTTTGGAATCCGATTTTTTCAAGCTGAACTATTCATTtccaataatatatatatgaacTATTGCAAACTCTCGGAAAACACGATTTTTCGAAGCAATTTAGAATCAGTCTAATTTTTGCCAAATTATCACGAATATACTAGGTATATGACATGGATTACCATGGCATGCTCGGCATTAACACTCAACTGTTCGACTACCATTTTCAAGTTACCTCCATTTAATTCAggttctgtttggttgcaagggaaattgaaagaaaagaaaatgaaaattttcaaagccaataaaaaaaattttttaatcattacccaACATGATTACataaactatttaaatttcATACCATATTTATTAATAATACTTTttagatgaaatttttattttttatttttcaaatccaaCGGATTTActtaaatttgaaatttaataaccaaatgaGGAGGAGTTTTGTGAATGGTCATGCATGGTGCACAACTATGCACAAAACCATTGGATGGAATATGAGGTCTATGTTGCAACCTTTTCAATTGCATCTAACCGTTGTATGCATGATCGTGCATCATGCAACAATGCACACAAAAGTTTCTTTATAAAActtcccttcttcccttcttcccttcaTCCCTTCATCCCTTCAATCAATTCCCCTTACAATCAAATTGAGTCACAAAATtgttattagaaaaaaaaaatttgagccTCAAAGTAAAACCCACAAGGATAATTTGCATTTATTTGTATTACTTACATCAACATTTACAATTTAAAAGACTGTGAAAATAAATTTGGCATCGATCAAATTGAGCTGAACAAAGGATGGAAGGTCTAGTTTTCCAGGGAATCTTTCCCAGATCTAAATTTATAAGTTGCATAAATCCCCAATGCCACCACCACAATGGCTACTGCAACATTCACAACCATCCGTCTTCTCTTTTTCATCCGCGACACCAGACCACCGGCCACTCCAAACTCCAATCTTCCTTCTCGTCTGCGCTTGCCTGACTCTGCAACCTTTTCCGGTGGAGCTGCTGCTTCAACCTTCCTTCCATCACTGTTAGGCTCAGTACTACTATCTGCAACTTTTCCATTTACTGATGAATTATTATCCTTTTTTTCATCTCCTGCAACTAGACCAGTACTCTTTTGGCTCTCCATTTGgagttggggttggggttggggtgcTCCCTTATTGATAACACTGCCAtttgcttcttctttgttgTTCTCCAAAGGTTTCGCTGGAGATTGTACAGTTGGAGTTGCTGGAACTTTCAAAGTGGGTTCACTTATTTTCTTCGGAACTATAACATAGAGGAGTCCACCAACGAGTTTTGAATGGACTGCACTCATCTGAAAGTTCTCTGGCATACGAAAATCCTTCTCGAAACGACTCCATCTGTTCCCCTCAAGGAAACGTTGTCCACTAATTTTCAAGTTACCTTTACTGTCcacttgaaccctaagttgaTCCTTTTTGAATCCTTTCACAGTAGAAGAAATGATAGAAGAGAAGTTAATTAATAGAGTCATTCAAAGATTACTTTCATGATTAGAAatttaaggttgtgtttggtatgtattctaggttgattttgagTTCTCAGATGACAAAAATAATTCGACTtcgaatgcataccaaacacgaATAATTATCACTTCGAATTCGCGGGCACTTTcaattcttccaattcctctaataggggaagTGGACTCCATCTTGGGCAATGTTTTtgggtagggggtagggtgatcatttccacctcatatgaggaattggaggaggcagcgaattggaggggacaacgattctaccaaacactgccttagaatggaaacatgaaaataaatgaGGAGGAAATTAATATATGTACCAGGAAGAGTGACCAAGAGAG is drawn from Telopea speciosissima isolate NSW1024214 ecotype Mountain lineage chromosome 1, Tspe_v1, whole genome shotgun sequence and contains these coding sequences:
- the LOC122665863 gene encoding inactive protein RESTRICTED TEV MOVEMENT 2-like, coding for MERKTKANSTQRRSYEEFQPSLDWKREEGHDTLVIPLPGFKKDQINLQISYLGNLKISGERPLEENRWSRFHKDFLIPKDCNADGIHAKFVGEVLSVTMPKKSTQPPAQNEQKSFEFRLYNKKMVLSVGVAIAVLIALGIYAAHRLNLV